The proteins below come from a single Tachysurus fulvidraco isolate hzauxx_2018 chromosome 13, HZAU_PFXX_2.0, whole genome shotgun sequence genomic window:
- the eea1 gene encoding early endosome antigen 1 isoform X2 gives MVFRRTEKRTRQSARTAEGPQNDGQAGLGESELEMKLHEAETEKFNIKQMKDLFEQKAAQLATEIVDIKSRYDEEKSLREVAEQKVTSLQQDLQSERQEKDKLQTELLQRPGVEDVEVLKRELVQVQTLMDNMTREREEESARLKNEYEQLQRNFTTSEKTISNLKAELEKGPQEAAVYTHQIHQLQSNLDNLQQQCQMLSGKLTQREKENKELDESLGHEQVSKKNLQASLHQRELELQESQARASATEASLSRAQTELNENREEVGRLSKELAELEKSHQDLKAERKQLQQQKEDRESQCLQQQSEISQLHGKLLETERLLGEVQGRLKEQRQLAGEKLKDREQQVADHQLKLSRLEEQLKESNTKSTDLQHQLDKSKQQHQELQSLQQTTNGKLREAQNDLEQVLRQIGDKDQKIQNLEALLQKSKSSLSQLEAEREDLCAKIQAGEGEAALLNQLQEKNHTLQEQINQLTEKLKNQSESHKQAQENLHEQLQEQKSQLRSAQDRCQSLENNVTDLSTQLSQSKERIAQLDIQIKAKTEMLLSAEAAKTAQRADLESHLETAQHALQDKQQDVSKALAQVEEQGHRLQKKQEQCSQLEASLKEIREKLLAAEQKTDTMESQAKKAEAELAELRLGREQAQKAQQTQQQQISELEKKNKELIHRLDTEKEGATALQEELQKKSSTLGDAQKHVEKLEQEQSDIKKRLEQFTEEGHRQKAELENKLQGMSLEHQKTQQQREAQAEELQKVKEALSQASTALKESQTQREKEKKSSTAALEEKEKTHRKVQQELQKSAEATAKELSTAKAQLAKMAEVEKGLRTKVKELSDQLKQSKDTLKEREKDIQQVQTQLTTTQGSFSEEVKKLQSQIADMQTSQTKKVEELTKLKEQMTVLSEELGSEKSRSAELQKTCDSSKDSLDKLQSDYYGRESEVSALRQDLKVREEKLTLTQEELVASTNQLNNREAQIQELKSGHTALEKDLKKRDEKLKQQEEALRELQKQQELMQEELKKERAQVEELREAQSGLEKERSRLSAELKALAGKSEKELKDLQAAKQLLLQQKVDLQGRVEGIQAAMEQEKKEHQNTRESITQLQQQHKAETDKLHKQKVLEAKAKEEIEKRKEESETKLTMQVSALNENVATLKREWQSSQRRVIELEKQTDELRGEIAVLEATVQNNQDERRALLERCVKDEGELEKFQAKVVEMRRKLDDTTAAMQELGRENQSLQIKQSQSLTRKWAEDHEVQNCMSCGKGFSVTIRKHHCRHCGNIFCAECSAKSALTPSSKKPVRVCEACFEELQG, from the exons GGACCTCAGAATGATGGCCAGGCAGGCTTAGGGGAATCAG AGCTGGAGATGAAACTCCATGAGGCTGAGACTGAAAAGTTCAACATCAAACAGATGAAAGACCTGTTTGAACAAAAGGCAGCCCAGCTGGCCACTGAGATTGTAG ATATCAAGTCACGCTACGATGAGGAGAAGAGCCTGAGAGAGGTGGCTGAGCAGAAAGTTACTAGCCTGCAACAGGACCtgcagagtgagagacaggaaaAAGACAAACTACAGACAGAACTG CTGCAGAGACCAGGAGTAGAAGACGTGGAGGTGTTAAAGAGGGAGTTGGTGCAGGTCCAGACGCTGATGGACAACATGACTCGTGAAAGGGAGGAGGAATCTGCACGCCTCAAAAACGAGTATGAGCAGTTGCAGCGGAATTTCACTACCTCAGAG AAAACTATCTCCAACCTGAAGGCAGAACTGGAGAAGGGTCCTCAGGAAGCTGCTGTGTACACGCACCAGATCCAccaactacaaagcaacctggACAACCTCCAGCAACAGTGCCAG ATGCTTTCAGGAAAGCTGACACAACGGGAAAAGGAGAACAAAGAGCTGGATGAAAGTCTGGGACATGAGCAAGTTTCCAAGAAGAATCTTCAGGCCAGCCTGCACCAAAGGGAGTTGGAGTTGCAAGAGAGTCAAGCTCGAGCATCAGCCACAGAAGCCTCCCTCAGTCGAGCACAGACCGAGTTAAATGAGAACAGGGAAGAGGTGGGACGCCTCAGCAAGGAGCTGGCTGAGCTTGAGAAGAGCCATCAAGATCTGAAAGCTGAGCGCAAGCAACTCCAGCAGCAGAAGGAGGATCGTGAGAGCCAGTGCCTGCAGCAGCAGAGCGAGATTAGccag TTGCATGGGAAGCTGCTGGAGACAGAACGGCTGCTGGGTGAGGTGCAGGGCCGGCTAAAGGAGCAGAGACAGCTTGCAGGGGAGAAACTCAAAGACCGTGAGCAACAGGTTGCTGACCACCAGCTCAAACTTTCCCGATTGGAAGAACAG CTAAAAGAGAGCAACACCAAGTCCACTGACCTACAGCATCAGTTGGACAAAtccaaacaacaacatcaagaGTTGCAGTCTCTCCAGCAGACCACCAACGGCAAATTACGGGAAGCACAG AATGACTTGGAGCAGGTGCTGCGTCAGATTGGTGATAAGGATCAGAAGATCCAGAATCTGGAGGCCCTGCTACAGAAAAGCAAATCCAGCCTGAGCCAGCTGGAAGCTGAAAGAGAAGACCTATGTGCCAAGATCCAGGCAGGAGAAGGGGAAGCTGCTTTACTCAACCAACTTCAGGAAAAGAACCACACACTACAGGAGCAG ATAAATCAGCTGACTGAAAAACTGAAGAACCAGTCAGAGAGTCATAAACAAGCCCAAGAGAATCTCCATGAGCAGTTACAAGAGCAGAAGAGCCAGCTGCGCTCAGCACAGGACCGCTGCCAGTCCTTGGAAAATAATGTAACCGATCTCAGTACGCAGCTCTCTCAGAGCAAGGAGAGAATTGCCCAACTTGAcatccag ATAAAGGCTAAGACAGAGATGCTGCTGTCAGCCGAAGCAGCAAAAACTGCCCAGAGAGCAGATCTAGAAAGCCATCTAGAAACAGCCCAGCATGCATTACAAGACAAGCAACAG gATGTGAGCAAGGCTCTGGCTCAGGTAGAGGAACAGGGCCATCGGCTGCAGAAGAAGCAGGAACAGTGTTCACAGCTGGAGGCCAGTCTGAAGGAGATCAGAGAGAAGCTTCTGGCTGCAGAGCAGAAGACTGACACCATGGAGAGCCAGGCTAAG AAAGCAGAAGCTGAGTTAGCAGAGCTGCGCTTAGGAAGGGAACAAGCACAGAAGGCACAGCaaacacagcagcagcaaaTTAGCGAGCTGGAGAAGAAGAACAAGGAACTCATTCACCGACTGGACACTGAAAAAGAAGG TGCTACAGCTCTGCAGGAGGAGCTGCAGAAGAAGAGCTCAACATTGGGAGATGCTCAGAAGCATGTGGAGAAGTTGGAACAGGAGCAGAGTGACATTAAGAAGAGATTGGAGCAATTCACTGAGGAAGGACATAGGCAAAAGGCAGAACTGGAGAACAAGCTCCAGGGGATGAGCTTAGAGCATCAGAAAACTCAGCAGcagagagaggcacaggctgAAGAGCTGCAGAAGGTCAAAGAGGCTCTAAGCCAGGCTTCCACAGCACTGAAGGAGAGTCAGAcccagagggagaaagaaaaaaagagcagtACAGCAGCCCTAGAAGAGAAG GAGAAAACTCATCGGAAAGTCCAGCAGGAGCTTCAGAAGAGCGCAGAAGCAACAGCCAAAGAATTGAGCACAGCTAAAGCTCAGCTGGCAAAAATGGCAGAG GTGGAGAAGGGACTTCGAACAAAAGTGAAAGAGCTGAGTGACCAGCTGAAGCAGTCTAAGGACACACTAAAGGAGAGGGAGAAGGACATCCAGCAGGTCCAGACACAGCTAACAACAACCCAAGGATCCTTTAGTGAGGAAGTAAAAAAACTGCAGAGCCAAATTGCAGATATGCAGACGTCTCAAACAAAGAAG gtGGAGGAGTTGACGAAGCTGAAGGAACAGATGACTGTACTGTCTGAAGAGCTGGGCTCAGAGAAAAGCCGCAGTGCTGAGCTGCAGAAAACCTGTGACAGCTCCAAGGACAGCTTGGACAAACTACAGTCTGACTATTATGGCAGGGAATCCGAAGTCTCTGCCCTGCGCCAGGACCTCAAG GTGCGTGAGGAGAAGCTGACACTGACTCAGGAAGAACTGGTGGCCAGCACCAACCAGCTGAACAATCGTGAGGCCCAAATCCAGGAGCTGAAGTCAGGACACACAGCACTGGAGAAAGATTTAaagaagagagatgagaagCTCAAACAGCAGGAGGAGGCTCTACGAGAACTGCAGAAGCAGCAG gAGCTGATGCAGGAAGAGCTAAAGAAGGAACGAGCTCAGGTGGAGGAGCTGAGGGAGGCTCAGAGTGGGCTAGAGAAAGAGCGGAGCAGGCTAAGTGCTGAACTCAAAGCTCTGGCAGGCAAGAGTGAGAAG gagctaAAGGACCTGCAGGCAGCGAAACAGCTCTTGCTTCAGCAGAAAGTAGATCTTCAGGGCAGAGTGGAAGGGATCCAGGCAGCAATGGAGCAGGAAAAGAAAGAGCATCAGAACACCCGCGAGTCCATCACACAATTGCAACAGcaacacaaagcagagacagacaaacTACATAAACAAAAA GTATTAGAAgcgaaggccaaagaggagatagaGAAGCGGAAGGAGGAGTCCGAGACAAAACTCACAATGCAGGTTTCTGCACTTAATGAAAACGTTGCCACTCTGAAGCGAGAGTGGCAGAGCAGTCAGCGGCGTGTGATCGAGttagagaaacagacagacgaATTGCGCGGAGAGATCGCTGTGCTTGAGGCCACTGTGCAGAATAACCAAGACGAAAGACGTGCCCTTCTCGAGAG GTGTGTGAAGGATGAAGGTGAGTTAGAGAAGTTTCAAGCCAAAGTGGTGGAGATGAGGAGAAAACTAGATGACACCACGGCAGCTATGCAGGAGCTGGGCCGAGAAAATCAGTCCTTACAG